A window of Rhodococcus sp. SGAir0479 contains these coding sequences:
- a CDS encoding sensor histidine kinase, with protein sequence MVSGERLAVRWRALRFLAVETAAAVVSLCLLVVGLVVGALLILIVGWVALPSYLRLLRWWAGRERLRAGYYRGSAIVDGYPPIPQRAGFDDLRRLLVAPSTRRDFGWVAIHAVAAPTAGLLALGLPAAAVNSLAIPFYWWTMPPDDPVSGLYPVTSWWGAAPMPLIAIGYAALGWWLTPLLARAVAALAAHLLAPGREMALSERVSALTASRAAALDAHAAELRRIERDLHDGAQNRLVAVVMMLGLAERSLRVAPEQALPQLLRAQDAASDALSELRTLVHDIYPPVLDELGLDGAVSALAGRSSVPCVLDVDELRRAPAAVEAAAYFVVAEALTNVAKHSGAHQVRVTIRTRSDVAGGSTMVIEVVDDGTGGAVERDGGGLAGIRRRVAAFEGTVTMDSPFGGPTRLEVELPCGF encoded by the coding sequence ATGGTTTCCGGCGAACGGCTCGCGGTGCGGTGGCGCGCCCTGCGCTTCCTGGCGGTCGAGACCGCCGCTGCCGTCGTGTCCCTCTGTCTTCTGGTCGTGGGCCTGGTGGTGGGGGCGTTGCTGATCCTCATCGTGGGATGGGTGGCACTGCCGTCGTACCTGCGGCTGCTGCGGTGGTGGGCGGGCCGGGAGCGGCTCCGCGCCGGGTACTACCGCGGGTCGGCGATCGTCGACGGCTACCCGCCGATCCCGCAACGGGCCGGCTTCGACGACCTGCGCCGCCTGCTCGTGGCGCCGTCGACGCGGCGCGACTTCGGGTGGGTCGCGATCCACGCGGTGGCTGCCCCCACCGCGGGACTGCTGGCGCTGGGGCTGCCGGCCGCCGCCGTCAATTCGCTGGCCATCCCGTTCTACTGGTGGACCATGCCGCCCGACGACCCGGTCAGCGGCCTCTACCCGGTGACGTCGTGGTGGGGTGCCGCACCGATGCCGCTCATCGCGATCGGTTACGCCGCGCTGGGCTGGTGGTTGACGCCGCTGCTGGCGCGCGCGGTGGCGGCCCTGGCTGCGCACCTGCTCGCGCCGGGTCGGGAAATGGCGCTCTCGGAACGGGTTTCGGCGCTGACGGCGAGCCGGGCCGCCGCCCTCGACGCGCACGCGGCGGAGCTGCGCCGCATCGAGCGGGATCTGCACGACGGCGCCCAGAACCGGCTGGTGGCCGTCGTGATGATGCTCGGCTTGGCGGAACGATCCCTGCGTGTCGCGCCCGAACAGGCACTGCCACAGCTGCTTCGCGCGCAGGACGCGGCATCGGACGCGTTGTCCGAGCTGCGGACCCTCGTGCACGACATCTATCCACCGGTCCTAGACGAACTCGGGCTGGACGGGGCGGTGTCGGCGCTCGCGGGCCGCAGCAGCGTGCCGTGCGTGCTCGACGTCGACGAGCTGCGCCGCGCACCCGCCGCGGTGGAGGCCGCCGCGTACTTCGTCGTCGCGGAAGCGCTGACCAACGTCGCCAAGCACAGCGGCGCCCACCAGGTTCGGGTCACCATTCGCACCCGCAGCGACGTCGCGGGCGGATCGACCATGGTGATCGAGGTCGTCGACGACGGCACCGGTGGCGCGGTGGAGCGCGACGGGGGCGGATTGGCGGGCATCCGTCGACGCGTGGCAGCGTTCGAGGGGACGGTGACGATGGACAGCCCGTTCGGTGGGCCGACGAGACTCGAGGTGGAACTGCCGTGCGGATTCTGA
- a CDS encoding response regulator, with protein MRILIAEDDALLREGLALLLGSVGIEVTAAVDDAEKFLEAFETDRPDGAVLDVRMPPTFTNEGLRAAIEARRRRPGFPVLVLSAYVEDRYAGDLLAGGTGGVGYLLKERVGKVEEFVDALRRVVEGGTVMDPEVVSQLMSRRRADDPIRTLTPREAEVLGLMAEGLGNGDIARRLVVSDTAVSKHIGNIFAKLGLAASDSGHRRVLAVLAHLRS; from the coding sequence GTGCGGATTCTGATCGCCGAGGACGACGCGCTCCTGCGGGAAGGGCTCGCGCTGCTGCTCGGCAGCGTCGGGATCGAGGTGACCGCCGCCGTCGACGACGCCGAGAAGTTCCTGGAGGCCTTCGAGACCGACCGTCCCGACGGCGCCGTGCTCGACGTCCGGATGCCCCCGACGTTCACCAACGAGGGGCTGCGGGCCGCGATCGAGGCCCGGCGGCGGCGCCCGGGCTTCCCGGTACTGGTGCTCTCGGCGTACGTCGAGGACCGCTATGCGGGTGACCTGCTCGCGGGCGGCACGGGCGGCGTCGGCTACCTGCTCAAGGAACGTGTCGGAAAGGTCGAGGAGTTCGTCGACGCACTGCGCCGCGTGGTCGAGGGCGGCACCGTGATGGATCCCGAGGTGGTCTCCCAGCTGATGAGCCGGCGCCGCGCCGACGACCCGATTCGGACGCTGACACCCCGGGAGGCGGAAGTGCTCGGACTGATGGCCGAGGGGCTCGGCAACGGCGACATCGCCCGCCGCCTGGTGGTGAGCGACACCGCGGTGAGCAAGCACATCGGCAACATCTTCGCGAAGCTGGGGCTGGCGGCGTCGGACAGCGGGCATCGCCGGGTGCTGGCGGTGCTCGCGCACCTGCGCTCGTGA
- a CDS encoding ABC transporter ATP-binding protein, producing the protein MSSYTAAPPLVQSPPRAAVRLADVTKTYGSGHTRVTALDAVSLALAPGTFTAIMGPSGSGKSTFLHCAAGLDQPTRGSVWLGDTEISALKPKARTVFRRDHIGFVFQAYNLMSALTVEQNVTLPLLLAGRTTDRAHLDHVLAAVGLADKRDRRPAELSGGQQQRVAIARALVTQPHAVFADEPTGALDSRTGRQVLDLLHHTTTELGQTIVMVTHDPVAAAHADRVLFLADGRLVGRMESPTAAAIADHMTHLGEW; encoded by the coding sequence ATGTCCTCCTACACCGCCGCCCCGCCCCTCGTGCAGAGCCCGCCCCGGGCCGCCGTCCGGCTCGCCGACGTCACCAAGACGTACGGGTCCGGGCACACCCGGGTCACCGCGCTCGACGCCGTCAGCCTCGCCCTCGCCCCCGGAACCTTCACCGCGATCATGGGCCCGTCCGGGTCCGGCAAGAGCACGTTCCTGCACTGCGCCGCCGGCCTGGACCAGCCGACCCGCGGTTCGGTGTGGCTGGGCGACACCGAGATCAGTGCGCTGAAGCCGAAGGCCCGCACCGTGTTCCGGCGCGACCACATCGGCTTCGTGTTCCAGGCGTACAACCTCATGTCGGCCCTCACGGTCGAGCAGAACGTGACGCTGCCGCTACTGCTCGCGGGACGCACCACCGACCGCGCGCACCTGGACCACGTGCTGGCGGCGGTGGGCCTGGCCGACAAGCGCGACCGGCGCCCGGCCGAACTGTCGGGCGGCCAGCAGCAGCGGGTCGCGATCGCGCGCGCCCTGGTCACGCAGCCGCACGCGGTGTTCGCCGACGAACCCACCGGCGCACTCGACAGCCGCACCGGACGGCAGGTGCTGGACCTGCTGCACCACACCACCACCGAGCTCGGCCAGACGATCGTCATGGTGACCCACGACCCGGTCGCGGCCGCGCACGCCGACCGGGTCCTGTTCCTCGCGGACGGCCGGCTCGTGGGCCGCATGGAGTCCCCCACCGCCGCCGCGATCGCCGACCACATGACTCATCTCGGGGAGTGGTGA
- a CDS encoding FtsX-like permease family protein: MSRARLRPLARANIRAQWGGFTAVFVAVLCAAVLTCGLGVLFESGIRGGVTAHRYAGADVVVGAAQALDVREDIDQPYVERALLPASAVDDLATIPGVRAAVPDLGVRLTAEDGTVVDAHGWASAALAPYELTAGRAPTAPDEVVVTGAAHGAVGDRMTLRHGGIATDYRVSGVVAAPEPEPRDRPASLFLTDSRAQALWPHGDRVAAVGLLADDGVDAATLAGQARERLAGEDVHTYTGSARGDAEYLDVGAARSELMMLCGSFAGLAILIAMFVVASTLSLSIQQRRREFALLRATGATPGQVHRLVGSEVLSVAGVAALLGVGPGYALAQLLRSQFAAAGVLSTDFSLAYSPLPAVVAVALAIGTARIAAAVAARRPARLDPTEALRESAVEPASIGRVRLVTGIVFGLGGLATSLLPAVLPGPAALAGAGASAVLLVIAVAVLGPMLVGGAVRRFGGPLRRSASPSLVLAAANSGARARRLASAITPLALAVAIGSVQLFTQDTVAAAADHQSRAGITANLVVTAPAGLAPTLVDAIAAEPSVRAVNPVARSQALFTTGGESPSTEPYSVQGIDGASTAPTLDLDVRDGDLGGLRDGTVALSTDAAFGMSAHVGDTVPLRLGDGTLVTPTVIATYGRGLGFGDVTLPASQVREHTTSGLTDMLLVAAEPGQVDQARAAIGALGGVAVADREQFAAAGQEERRTQAWVSIVALAVLLGYLAVAVVNTLVLATAERGREFALLRLVGASGRQVRRMMRAEAVIVVTVAAVLGSAVALPPLAGVAAAVSGSPVPTVSPGVYALIVGTTVVLGLAAISIPTRTALRQDPVAAIGTRE, translated from the coding sequence ATGTCACGCGCACGTCTACGCCCGCTCGCCCGCGCCAACATCCGGGCGCAGTGGGGCGGTTTCACTGCGGTGTTCGTCGCGGTCCTGTGCGCCGCCGTCCTCACCTGCGGCCTCGGGGTGCTCTTCGAGTCCGGGATTCGCGGCGGCGTGACCGCGCACCGCTACGCGGGCGCCGACGTCGTGGTCGGGGCAGCCCAGGCTCTCGACGTCCGTGAGGACATCGATCAGCCGTACGTCGAACGGGCGCTGCTACCGGCCTCGGCGGTGGACGATCTGGCCACGATTCCCGGCGTGCGTGCCGCGGTGCCCGACCTCGGGGTTCGCCTGACCGCCGAGGACGGCACCGTCGTCGACGCGCACGGCTGGGCGTCGGCGGCGCTCGCCCCCTACGAGCTCACGGCCGGGCGGGCCCCCACGGCGCCCGACGAGGTGGTCGTGACCGGGGCGGCGCACGGAGCCGTCGGCGATCGAATGACGTTGCGACATGGCGGTATCGCCACCGACTACCGCGTGTCCGGGGTGGTGGCGGCGCCCGAGCCCGAGCCCCGCGACCGGCCCGCCAGCCTCTTCCTCACCGACAGCCGCGCGCAGGCGTTGTGGCCGCACGGCGACCGGGTCGCGGCCGTGGGCCTGCTCGCTGACGACGGCGTGGATGCGGCGACGCTGGCCGGGCAGGCACGTGAGCGTTTGGCGGGCGAAGACGTGCACACCTACACCGGTAGTGCGCGCGGCGACGCCGAGTACCTCGACGTCGGGGCGGCCCGTAGCGAACTGATGATGCTGTGCGGATCGTTCGCCGGTCTGGCGATCCTGATCGCGATGTTCGTCGTCGCCAGCACACTGTCCCTGTCGATCCAGCAGCGACGACGCGAGTTCGCTCTGCTGCGGGCGACCGGCGCCACGCCCGGCCAGGTGCACCGTCTCGTGGGCAGCGAGGTGCTGTCCGTCGCCGGCGTGGCCGCCCTGCTCGGAGTCGGGCCCGGGTACGCGCTGGCCCAGCTCCTGCGCTCCCAGTTCGCCGCCGCCGGCGTGCTCTCGACGGATTTCTCGCTTGCCTACAGCCCGCTGCCGGCCGTGGTCGCGGTGGCTCTGGCGATCGGCACCGCCCGGATCGCCGCGGCCGTCGCCGCGCGCCGACCGGCTCGTCTCGACCCCACCGAGGCGCTGCGCGAGTCGGCGGTCGAACCGGCCTCCATCGGTCGGGTCCGACTCGTCACCGGCATCGTCTTCGGACTCGGCGGGCTCGCGACCTCGCTGCTGCCCGCGGTGCTGCCGGGGCCGGCCGCCCTGGCGGGTGCGGGTGCGTCCGCGGTGCTGCTGGTGATCGCGGTCGCGGTGCTGGGCCCGATGCTGGTGGGCGGCGCTGTCCGACGGTTCGGCGGGCCGCTCCGCCGCAGCGCGTCACCGTCGCTCGTGCTCGCGGCGGCGAACTCCGGGGCACGCGCGCGCCGACTCGCGTCGGCGATCACGCCGCTGGCGTTGGCGGTCGCCATCGGCTCGGTGCAACTGTTCACGCAGGACACCGTCGCCGCGGCCGCCGACCACCAGTCACGCGCCGGGATCACCGCGAACCTGGTCGTGACGGCGCCGGCCGGGCTGGCGCCCACCCTGGTCGACGCGATCGCAGCCGAGCCCTCCGTCCGCGCGGTCAACCCGGTCGCGCGCAGCCAGGCGCTGTTCACGACGGGCGGCGAATCACCGTCCACCGAGCCGTATTCGGTGCAGGGCATCGACGGCGCCTCGACTGCGCCCACCCTCGACCTCGACGTCCGCGACGGCGACCTCGGCGGGCTGCGGGACGGTACGGTCGCGCTCAGCACCGACGCCGCGTTCGGCATGAGCGCGCACGTGGGCGACACGGTGCCGCTGCGTCTCGGCGACGGCACCCTCGTGACCCCCACGGTGATCGCGACGTACGGCCGCGGGCTCGGGTTCGGCGACGTGACGCTCCCGGCGTCGCAGGTGCGGGAGCACACCACCAGCGGCCTCACCGACATGCTGCTGGTCGCGGCCGAGCCCGGGCAGGTCGACCAGGCCCGCGCGGCGATCGGTGCACTCGGTGGCGTCGCGGTGGCCGACCGCGAGCAGTTCGCCGCCGCCGGGCAGGAGGAGCGCCGCACCCAGGCGTGGGTGAGCATCGTCGCGCTCGCGGTGCTGCTCGGCTACCTCGCGGTGGCAGTGGTGAACACGCTCGTGCTCGCCACCGCCGAACGCGGCCGCGAATTCGCCCTGCTCCGGCTCGTCGGCGCGAGCGGCCGGCAAGTGCGCCGGATGATGCGGGCCGAGGCGGTGATCGTCGTGACCGTCGCCGCGGTGCTCGGGTCGGCGGTCGCGTTGCCCCCACTCGCCGGTGTCGCGGCGGCGGTGTCGGGGTCGCCCGTGCCGACCGTCTCGCCGGGTGTCTATGCGCTGATCGTCGGCACCACGGTCGTGCTCGGGCTCGCCGCGATCTCGATCCCCACTCGGACAGCGCTGCGCCAGGACCCGGTGGCCGCCATCGGCACCCGGGAGTAG